In Pseudomonadota bacterium, the following are encoded in one genomic region:
- the tatB gene encoding Sec-independent protein translocase protein TatB: protein MFSIGEIMVIAVVGLVVIGPERLPKVARTLGHIFGRMQRYVSDVKSDISKEMQLEELKALQKSMKDTTEEIQDSVSQQFNFIESEVQDVDKNVQKALKEDLQGSKVEPIAAPESAIDAGEQLGAAERTEETGVDAKESLEDAHQQSNGIDLMAGLGFGYKVSETIQDNSQSLEKDQSVDIKKNSEVG from the coding sequence ATGTTTAGTATCGGGGAGATCATGGTGATCGCGGTTGTGGGGCTGGTGGTTATTGGTCCTGAGCGGTTACCTAAGGTCGCCCGAACGTTAGGACATATTTTTGGCCGGATGCAGCGTTATGTCTCTGACGTAAAATCGGATATCAGTAAGGAGATGCAGTTAGAGGAACTTAAGGCGCTCCAAAAATCGATGAAAGACACTACAGAAGAGATTCAAGATAGCGTGTCGCAACAATTCAATTTTATCGAGTCCGAAGTCCAGGATGTTGATAAAAATGTTCAGAAGGCGTTAAAAGAAGATCTCCAAGGTTCTAAGGTTGAGCCGATTGCGGCACCAGAAAGCGCAATTGATGCAGGTGAGCAATTGGGCGCTGCTGAACGTACAGAAGAGACTGGTGTTGACGCCAAAGAGTCGCTTGAGGATGCGCACCAGCAGTCTAACGGTATCGACTTGATGGCCGGTCTAGGCTTTGGCTATAAAGTTAGCGAAACAATTCAAGATAATTCGCAGTCGCTTGAGAAAGATCAATCGGTAGATATCAAAAAAAACAGTGAGGTCGGTTGA